In a genomic window of Lacrimispora sp. BS-2:
- a CDS encoding electron transfer flavoprotein subunit alpha/FixB family protein, with product MEVKSKDLWVFIETKEDGSAKKVGLELLSPGKDMAGKQGGNLAAIIIGNHVTPAIEAVSAHGADKIIVVEGEEYQNYSTDAYTAVIEQLVKKYGPTSMLIGATNNGRDLGPRIACRLKTGLTADCTSLDIDEQTGNVAWTRPAFGGNLMATIMCPDHRPQLGTVRPGVFKMPDEAISHAEIIRENIHIPKSDIRTQILELIKEMDAETIDLEGAQIIVSGGRGVKGPEGFAPIKALAEVLGATVGASRAAVDAGWISHPHQVGQTGKTVGPKLYIACGISGAIQHLAGMSSSDVVIAINKDPDAPIFGVADYGIVGDLFEVLPVLTEEIRKAKA from the coding sequence ATGGAAGTCAAAAGCAAAGATCTTTGGGTATTTATCGAAACAAAAGAGGATGGTTCCGCAAAAAAAGTCGGTCTTGAGCTCTTAAGTCCGGGTAAAGACATGGCCGGAAAACAGGGCGGCAACCTTGCTGCCATCATTATTGGCAATCATGTCACCCCGGCTATTGAAGCCGTCTCCGCACACGGTGCCGATAAAATCATTGTGGTCGAGGGAGAAGAATATCAGAATTACTCTACGGACGCCTACACCGCCGTTATAGAACAATTAGTGAAAAAATATGGTCCGACCAGTATGCTGATTGGAGCCACAAACAATGGACGCGATCTCGGTCCACGTATTGCATGCCGTTTAAAAACCGGTCTGACCGCAGACTGTACTTCATTGGATATTGATGAACAAACCGGAAACGTTGCATGGACACGTCCTGCATTTGGCGGGAACTTAATGGCCACGATCATGTGTCCGGACCACCGTCCTCAGCTTGGTACCGTACGGCCCGGTGTGTTTAAAATGCCCGACGAGGCAATCTCTCATGCCGAAATTATCCGGGAAAATATCCATATCCCCAAATCTGATATCCGCACACAGATTCTTGAACTGATCAAAGAAATGGATGCAGAAACAATCGACTTAGAAGGTGCACAGATTATTGTATCCGGTGGACGCGGTGTGAAAGGACCGGAAGGGTTTGCTCCAATTAAAGCGCTTGCCGAAGTTCTCGGTGCCACAGTCGGTGCTTCCCGTGCAGCAGTTGACGCAGGCTGGATTTCTCACCCGCATCAGGTAGGACAGACCGGAAAAACGGTTGGGCCCAAACTTTATATTGCTTGTGGTATCTCCGGCGCAATTCAGCATCTTGCCGGAATGAGCAGTTCGGATGTCGTGATTGCCATCAACAAAGACCCTGATGCACCGATCTTTGGTGTTGCTGATTATGGCATTGTTGGAGATTTATTTGAGGTTCTTCCTGTGCTCACCGAAGAAATCCGTAAGGCTAAGGCATAA
- a CDS encoding MGMT family protein — MTQFTEEVLVIIKGIPYGRVMSYGQVARLAGNTRGARQVVRILHSMSEKYNLPWHRIINSKGKISITDKRHAAIQREILISEGVEVSEDGCIDISTYGI, encoded by the coding sequence ATGACACAGTTTACCGAGGAAGTCCTTGTAATAATAAAGGGAATACCATATGGGAGAGTTATGAGCTACGGACAGGTTGCAAGGCTTGCAGGAAATACTAGAGGAGCAAGGCAGGTAGTCAGGATACTTCATTCCATGTCTGAGAAGTACAATCTCCCATGGCACCGGATAATTAACTCCAAAGGCAAAATATCAATCACGGATAAAAGACATGCAGCTATTCAAAGAGAAATTCTTATATCAGAAGGAGTGGAAGTATCTGAGGACGGATGCATAGATATTTCTACATATGGAATATGA
- a CDS encoding electron transfer flavoprotein subunit beta/FixA family protein, with protein sequence MNILVCVKQVPDTTEIKIDPVKNTLIREGVPSIVNPFDGYALEAAARIKDANPDTKITVLSMGPEQAKNALKECLSIAADTAYLVTDRAFGGSDTLATSYILSEAIKKIEETEGAFDLIFCGKQAIDGDTAQVGPEIAEHLGYSQITYALEAELDGDRIKVKKETEEGIQIIASALPCVVTYTKPSWDLRHPTIKRKMAANKAEIPNITAADLPDLNLEHAGLKGSPTKVKKTFVPPRKSGGVKIEEESGADAAKKLFSLMSDAGII encoded by the coding sequence ATGAATATACTTGTATGCGTAAAACAAGTACCCGATACTACCGAGATCAAGATTGATCCCGTAAAAAATACACTGATCCGCGAAGGTGTGCCATCCATCGTTAATCCATTTGACGGATATGCCTTAGAGGCGGCTGCACGAATAAAAGATGCCAATCCTGACACCAAGATCACCGTTCTTTCCATGGGACCGGAACAGGCAAAGAATGCACTGAAAGAATGTCTGTCCATTGCCGCTGACACCGCCTATCTGGTAACTGACCGTGCATTCGGCGGTTCCGATACCCTTGCCACAAGCTACATTCTTTCTGAGGCCATAAAAAAAATCGAAGAAACCGAAGGAGCTTTTGATCTTATCTTCTGCGGCAAGCAGGCAATTGATGGCGATACTGCACAGGTAGGTCCTGAAATTGCGGAGCATCTTGGCTATTCGCAGATTACTTATGCCCTGGAAGCAGAACTTGACGGCGACCGGATTAAAGTTAAAAAGGAAACCGAAGAAGGCATTCAGATTATTGCTTCTGCCCTTCCCTGCGTCGTCACATATACAAAGCCTTCCTGGGATTTAAGACATCCTACCATTAAGCGTAAAATGGCAGCAAACAAAGCTGAGATTCCAAATATCACAGCAGCAGATCTTCCTGACCTCAATCTGGAGCACGCCGGTCTAAAAGGTTCTCCTACAAAAGTCAAGAAAACTTTCGTGCCGCCCAGAAAAAGCGGCGGTGTCAAAATCGAAGAAGAATCCGGCGCAGATGCAGCTAAAAAGCTGTTCTCTCTTATGAGCGACGCTGGTATCATTTAA
- the pstA gene encoding phosphate ABC transporter permease PstA: MRINAKTSEKIAKFLIWTAALLVIAILFSIIIHILIKGIPMLSWQFLTDIPRDMGRSGGISSSIAGTLIVTAVAVIVATPFGIGTAIYLTEYTRESRVTRIIRFSAESLAGIPSIVYGLFGFIFFVIYLKMGWSILSGGLTMAIMILPTIIRTSEEAIRTVPQLYREVGFSLGLTKWQTITRAVLPSAIPGIVNGVILSIGRCVAETAAVILTAGSALRMPTSLFSPTRTMAVHFYILAREGISMDNAYGTAALLIILILLLNVGFNMLVNRFIAKGR, encoded by the coding sequence ATGAGAATTAACGCGAAAACTTCCGAAAAGATAGCAAAATTTTTGATTTGGACAGCTGCTCTTCTTGTTATTGCAATTCTTTTTTCTATCATTATCCATATACTAATCAAGGGCATACCTATGCTCAGTTGGCAGTTTTTAACGGATATTCCGCGGGATATGGGGCGTTCTGGGGGTATTTCTTCTTCTATTGCCGGTACCCTGATTGTAACTGCAGTAGCCGTTATTGTAGCAACACCATTTGGAATTGGAACCGCTATATACCTTACGGAGTACACGCGTGAGAGCAGAGTCACCCGCATTATCCGTTTCAGTGCCGAGTCTCTGGCAGGGATCCCATCCATTGTTTATGGACTTTTTGGTTTTATCTTCTTTGTTATATACTTAAAAATGGGATGGTCAATTTTATCCGGCGGATTAACCATGGCTATCATGATTCTGCCTACTATCATACGTACATCAGAAGAGGCGATTCGTACTGTGCCGCAGCTATACCGGGAGGTAGGCTTCTCTTTGGGACTCACTAAGTGGCAGACAATAACCAGGGCGGTACTCCCATCAGCAATCCCTGGTATAGTGAATGGAGTGATTTTGAGCATAGGGAGATGTGTAGCCGAGACTGCTGCTGTTATTTTAACAGCCGGCTCAGCATTGCGCATGCCTACATCGCTCTTCTCCCCAACTAGAACCATGGCAGTACATTTTTATATACTGGCGAGGGAGGGAATATCCATGGATAACGCTTATGGAACAGCAGCGCTCTTGATTATTCTTATTCTTCTGCTTAATGTTGGTTTCAATATGCTGGTCAATCGATTCATAGCGAAAGGCCGTTAA
- the phoU gene encoding phosphate signaling complex protein PhoU, with amino-acid sequence MSILIRERFAQKILDVKQKVLKMGALVENIIDTAVTALKTQDLDLARNVFEKDDEIDQLELEIEKECMMLLALQQPLAKDLRTIASILKIITDLERMGDNAVNIAEVILEIGEDPIMNSLKDIPSMADIAQKMLKMSLDAFVNEDIALAEKAAERDEDVDRLYETVINDILNIITEKRGLTKQGTKLLFLGRYLERIADHSTNICERTIYMITGELKEIN; translated from the coding sequence ATGAGCATATTGATTAGAGAACGTTTTGCACAGAAGATACTTGACGTTAAACAAAAGGTATTAAAAATGGGAGCTCTGGTTGAGAATATTATTGACACGGCAGTGACTGCTTTAAAGACACAAGATCTTGATCTTGCAAGGAATGTTTTTGAGAAAGATGACGAAATAGATCAGTTAGAACTTGAAATTGAAAAGGAATGTATGATGCTTCTTGCCCTTCAGCAGCCTCTTGCCAAGGATTTAAGGACAATTGCATCGATTCTGAAAATCATAACAGATCTTGAAAGAATGGGAGACAATGCAGTAAACATTGCAGAGGTAATACTTGAGATTGGCGAAGACCCTATTATGAATTCCCTAAAAGATATTCCAAGTATGGCAGATATTGCTCAGAAAATGTTAAAAATGAGTCTTGATGCCTTTGTAAATGAGGATATTGCCCTTGCAGAAAAGGCAGCTGAGAGGGACGAAGATGTTGACAGGCTCTATGAAACCGTTATAAATGATATCCTTAACATCATCACAGAAAAAAGGGGGCTTACAAAACAAGGTACTAAACTTCTGTTCTTAGGACGGTATCTTGAGAGAATCGCCGACCATTCTACCAATATATGTGAAAGAACGATATACATGATCACAGGTGAGTTAAAGGAAATCAATTAG
- a CDS encoding ABC transporter ATP-binding protein — translation MNAISIKNLTKAYKDGKIALNEMSLDIKKGEIFSLLGTNGAGKTTLINILTTFSEPTSGTINILDKDIKKDRDFVRSKIACVAQSLSIDDYLTLKENMIFQSRLYGIDKTTALQRIDTLITIFDLKDYINKKVALCSGGIKRRLDIAMSMIPFPQILFLDEPTVGMDIQSRMAMWEMLKRIKKELHTTIILTTHYLEEADILSDTICFIKDGNRILQDSPSNLKHYTKQNLIKIYLGNQNDTEKIQKNLASVECVDSSSLEGNVINLYVADCHKNLPEINPSLAFGTFNKLSICIIKVPHFKCESSKWGTCLCQGGFKTILRLKNRGKSAVFEPQKIAKN, via the coding sequence ATGAACGCTATATCAATTAAAAACTTAACCAAAGCATATAAAGACGGTAAAATAGCGCTTAATGAGATGTCTCTTGATATTAAAAAGGGAGAAATATTCTCTTTGTTAGGAACAAATGGAGCAGGTAAAACCACACTTATTAATATCTTAACTACCTTTTCGGAGCCAACGTCCGGTACAATAAATATTTTGGACAAGGATATAAAAAAGGATAGAGACTTTGTACGTTCAAAAATTGCTTGTGTTGCACAATCACTTTCTATTGATGATTATTTAACATTAAAAGAAAATATGATTTTTCAAAGCCGATTGTATGGTATCGATAAAACAACAGCGCTCCAAAGAATTGATACCCTTATTACAATATTCGATTTAAAAGATTATATAAATAAGAAGGTAGCGTTATGTTCTGGAGGAATAAAACGGCGATTAGATATTGCAATGAGTATGATACCCTTTCCACAAATACTTTTCCTTGATGAACCAACAGTAGGCATGGATATCCAGTCTCGTATGGCTATGTGGGAAATGTTAAAGAGAATAAAAAAAGAGTTGCATACAACAATTATCTTAACAACACATTATCTTGAGGAAGCTGATATATTAAGTGATACCATCTGTTTTATAAAAGATGGAAATAGGATACTTCAAGATTCTCCATCAAATTTAAAACATTACACAAAGCAGAATCTGATTAAAATTTATTTGGGCAATCAAAATGATACGGAAAAAATACAGAAAAATTTGGCAAGTGTGGAGTGTGTAGATTCAAGTTCTCTGGAAGGAAATGTTATAAATCTATATGTAGCAGATTGTCATAAGAACCTGCCCGAAATCAATCCATCTTTAGCTTTTGGAACGTTTAATAAGCTATCTATATGCATTATAAAAGTCCCCCACTTCAAATGCGAAAGCAGTAAGTGGGGGACTTGCTTGTGTCAGGGTGGTTTTAAAACGATTTTGAGGCTTAAAAACAGGGGGAAAAGTGCTGTTTTTGAGCCTCAAAAAATAGCAAAAAATTAG
- a CDS encoding MerR family transcriptional regulator, with protein MLKIGDFAMLSKISINMLRHYDEIELLKPAQIDKYSGYRYYEEEQLVCANRIQSLKAMGLSLTIIKQILSQYEDTESWKKYLQLQLSQKQEDLNTLQRQIMMLNTAIKSLDEKSVFTNCDIAIKEIPQRKVVSYTKTISKYEEEGQLWIGLGLKTAHLNLQYTVPNYDIAIIHEDTPNGLSVEIQRSISEMHKDFEDIRFKEIQPIKVASLTFKGEYPQLFAVNADIAKWINENGYDFNGNIFNIYHISPKTENQPKEMITEVCFPIKAK; from the coding sequence ATGCTAAAAATCGGAGATTTTGCTATGCTGTCTAAAATAAGTATTAATATGCTGCGCCATTATGATGAAATAGAATTATTAAAGCCAGCACAGATTGATAAATACAGCGGATACCGATACTATGAAGAAGAACAGTTGGTTTGTGCCAATAGAATACAATCACTAAAAGCAATGGGATTAAGTCTAACTATCATTAAGCAGATTCTTAGCCAATATGAAGATACAGAAAGTTGGAAAAAATATTTACAGTTACAGCTCTCACAGAAACAAGAAGACCTGAATACTCTGCAAAGGCAGATAATGATGCTCAATACAGCGATAAAAAGTCTTGATGAAAAGTCTGTTTTTACAAACTGTGATATTGCCATTAAAGAAATCCCACAGCGTAAAGTAGTTAGTTACACCAAAACAATATCTAAATATGAAGAGGAAGGGCAGCTGTGGATTGGACTGGGTCTGAAAACAGCTCATTTGAATTTACAATATACAGTACCTAATTATGATATTGCCATTATTCATGAGGATACGCCCAATGGATTATCAGTAGAAATACAGAGGTCAATTTCAGAAATGCATAAAGATTTTGAAGATATACGCTTTAAAGAGATTCAGCCTATAAAAGTAGCTTCCTTGACTTTTAAAGGGGAATATCCTCAATTATTTGCTGTAAATGCGGATATTGCAAAATGGATTAATGAGAATGGGTATGATTTCAATGGGAATATATTTAATATATACCACATCTCACCCAAAACAGAAAATCAACCAAAAGAAATGATTACGGAGGTTTGTTTCCCAATTAAAGCTAAGTAG
- the pstB gene encoding phosphate ABC transporter ATP-binding protein PstB produces MTQKSKIEIKGLNFYYQQKQVIKELNLEIPENRIMAVFGPANSGITTLLRTLNRLSDLTVGARQEGEILLEGKNIFDQDVNVTELRRRVGMVFDVPTPLPMSIFDNVALGPRMSGMKTKAAVEEEVEKALRMSALWDDVKDRLDTPAARLSGGQQQRLCIARVLALEPEVILLDRPCSALDPISTAKIEESLIQLKEQYTIIIAPHTVQQAGRIADRVAFMLMGDLIEQGYTQEVFSFPKDNRTNDYLTGRFG; encoded by the coding sequence ATGACACAGAAATCAAAAATAGAGATAAAAGGATTAAACTTCTATTATCAACAAAAGCAGGTTATTAAAGAACTTAACCTGGAGATACCTGAAAATCGGATTATGGCTGTTTTCGGTCCGGCTAACAGTGGTATAACAACATTGCTTCGCACATTAAACCGTCTGAGTGACTTGACAGTGGGAGCCCGTCAGGAGGGTGAGATACTTTTAGAGGGGAAAAACATCTTTGACCAGGACGTCAATGTGACAGAACTGCGCCGCAGGGTAGGGATGGTCTTTGATGTACCAACACCTCTGCCTATGTCCATCTTTGACAATGTGGCATTGGGCCCCCGCATGAGTGGAATGAAAACCAAGGCGGCTGTGGAAGAGGAAGTAGAAAAGGCTCTGCGTATGTCTGCCCTCTGGGATGATGTCAAAGACAGGCTGGATACTCCTGCAGCCAGGTTATCCGGTGGTCAGCAGCAGCGCTTGTGTATTGCCAGGGTTTTGGCTCTTGAGCCGGAGGTTATTTTGCTGGACAGACCCTGTTCAGCTCTTGACCCAATATCAACGGCTAAAATTGAGGAATCCTTAATACAGCTTAAGGAGCAATACACCATTATCATTGCACCCCATACCGTTCAGCAGGCGGGGCGTATCGCTGACCGGGTAGCATTCATGCTAATGGGAGATCTGATTGAACAAGGTTATACTCAAGAGGTTTTTTCATTCCCCAAGGATAATCGAACCAACGATTATCTTACCGGAAGATTTGGTTAA